The proteins below come from a single Melospiza georgiana isolate bMelGeo1 chromosome 4, bMelGeo1.pri, whole genome shotgun sequence genomic window:
- the LOC131082453 gene encoding uncharacterized protein LOC131082453 translates to MAENVINSDRNLPEPPRARLHTIPDGQGQSHCPRTRAAALGAVLLVIILLLAIALYLTLTTGSQQDSTALTFSSQNVSAPLSPSSQEESTESPPSHEEAPGRSCCSTTRVAVLVTEIIVLLLIVVCQVLPCKSHCSRKQVSVLVVVLVPIVVALTLSWTLPHGQTAGSRKGSTTLSPTIQEDPTTLSPTIQEDPTTLSPTTQEDPTTLSHIPERTPGRQSSVFPNGVARSLLD, encoded by the exons ATGGCAGAAAATGTCATTAACTCTGACCGCAACTTGCCTGAACCACCCAGAGCCAGGCTACACACCATCCCTGACGGCCAAG GTCAAAGCCATTGTCCCAGAACAcgagctgctgctcttggagCTGTCCTGCTTGTGATCATCCTCCTGCTGGCCATAGCCCTGTATCTGACACTCACCACGG GCAGCCAACAGGACTCAACAGCACTGACCTTCAGCAGCCAAAATGTCTCAGCACCATTGTCCCCCAGCAGCCAAGAGGAATCAACAGAGTCACCCCCCAGCCATGAGGAGGCACCAG GAAGGAGTTGTTGTTCCACAACTCGAGTTGCTGTCCTGGTCACTGAGATAATCGTGCTCCTGCTCATTGTTGTGTGTCAGGTACTCCCAT GTAAAAGCCATTGTTCCAGAAAACAAGTGTCTGTCCTGGTTGTTGTCCTGGTTCCCATTGTAGTGGCCCTCACCCTGTCTTGGACACTCCCAC ATGGTCAAACTGCGGGCAGCCGAAAGGGCTCAACAACATTGTCTCCCACCATTCAAGAGGACCCAACAACATTGTCTCCCACCATTCAAGAGGACCCAACAACATTGTCCCCTACCACTCAAGAGGACCCAACAACATTGTCCCACATCCCTGAAAGGACACCAGGTAGGCAATCCTCTGTCTTTCCAAACGGAGTTGCCAGAAGTCTGTTGGATTGA